AACTTTTACGGTGGATCATTGCACGTTTGTTATGCGCCTGAATTTGAGAGTTTTGATGAAACAAGACAGAAAATACTGAAAAGAAAGCAAGATGTATTAttcagattaaaatatttagaaatggaAGGTATTAGAGAGAAGAAAATGAATGCCAAAGACAATGTAGAAGCAAGTCATGATATAGTTGTAGAAAATGATTGTATtgagaaaacaaataaaaggaCTATGAATATGGGTGAAGTTAACACaattattgtcaataaaaagaagaaaaccaAAAAGATGAAGCCCACAccaatttttaatgaaattattgaagATGAAACTTTCGgtaaaaattttagaaataattttaattttaaccttaATCCCAGTTGTAGTGAAACTAAGGATTCAAGTTATAGGAATAGTGGTAGTAATAGTGAAAATAATTCACATGTAAATGacaaaataagtaatgtaGTGACAAAAAGAGGTAATGAAGAATTAGATATAGTCGATTTTACTTCAGCAGAAACAGATGTTGTCAGTAATATCAATGAAGCATTATGTTATAACCAATTTGGCAATGAAACTATTAAGAAAGTACCTTATAAGCCTGTcaataagataatatttaatatcaataataaaaagagctaaaatgtataatttgttttaataaaattcccTTGCTTGGAGATTTAttggtaattaaaaaacaaacttagtaaaaacattttttattaaat
This sequence is a window from Plodia interpunctella isolate USDA-ARS_2022_Savannah chromosome 29, ilPloInte3.2, whole genome shotgun sequence. Protein-coding genes within it:
- the LOC128682265 gene encoding uncharacterized protein LOC128682265; this translates as MSENCKEKVVLPHHEQQKLCTTRLPYRQGRKLTAVKTYTVNNESNHLLIFGVPSLNLRQEVKSLFARFGKLLQFNISTEHPSEVFTETYHARFEKIQSARVAKKLLDTKNFYGGSLHVCYAPEFESFDETRQKILKRKQDVLFRLKYLEMEGIREKKMNAKDNVEASHDIVVENDCIEKTNKRTMNMGEVNTIIVNKKKKTKKMKPTPIFNEIIEDETFGKNFRNNFNFNLNPSCSETKDSSYRNSGSNSENNSHVNDKISNVVTKRGNEELDIVDFTSAETDVVSNINEALCYNQFGNETIKKVPYKPVNKIIFNINNKKS